A genomic segment from Streptomyces sp. NBC_00459 encodes:
- a CDS encoding alpha-L-rhamnosidase-related protein, with the protein MHDVARRSVLRSAIAVALAPTLGSLMLPGLAPVASAAVSWTAKWIWAPSSSTNQWVAFRRSFTLGSAPSKAVTQIAADSKYWLWVNGTLVVFEGGLKRGPNRTDTYYDEIDLAPYLTSGTNTVALLVRYFGKQGFSHSSSGKGGLLFQSDIETGSTTTRVVSDTGWKHTVHPGYSNNTSGTQVNFRLPESNVYYDARNATAMANWQSAGFDDSAWGAPTDFGAAGTTPWNGLVERPIPQFRYSGLKSYANAASLPATGQGSTAIWATLPSNIQVTPYLKVDAPAGAVIGIQTDHYDDGKGLVGIDQATIFNVRATYVCTGGVQEFEALGWMSGTAVRYTIPAGVTIVELKYRESGYDTDFAGSFTSSDALFDTVWTKAARTMYVNMRDNYMDCPTRERAQWWGDVVNQLKEGFYTFDTNSHALGKKAIAQLASWQKDSGALYSPMPSTIWTAELPNQMLASVWSFWTFHLYTGDTSTVTGAYPAVKKYLDLWGLGSDGLVAHRTGDWDWQDWGSNIDTRVLNNCWYYLALDTAAKLATLSGNTADVAGWQAQRTSIKANFDSLLWNSTKNEYRSPAYTGDTDDRANALAVVAGLATPGHYPAITNVLRTHLNASPYMEFYVLEALYLMGAATVAEERMRNRFAAQVADPACHTLWEVWVKSQGTDNHAWNGGPLYALSAYAAGVRPTTAGWATYEVTPQTGTLTKINTVTPTGAGDIRFAITRDGTQATLTLTSPNGTTARVGVPTYGGSQPVVKANGTTVFTGGSSTGSVSGLAYDGKDASYVYFTVQPGTWTFTATGTGRLDNLALNRTVTSNNSLENSSWGRNRLTDGKLTSVSGARGYTSNEFTAADVSANPVWVEIDLGADTDLDAVRLFPRTDTQAAGGGTANFPVDFTLQTRPDGSTTYTTARTVTGQANPQGLVQTYGFKTTTARYVRLQATKLGTPASDESTKFRLQLAELTVPTAATTVTANYTLENSDWGKTRLLEGTTTSVTGAKGFTSIDFPAADVSATPVWIEVDLGADRTIGSVTLHPRTDAGATGGGTANFPVDFTLQTRPDGSTTYTTARTVTGQANPAGAAQTYTLTSTTGRYLRLTATRLGTPASDETTKFRLQLAEIGIK; encoded by the coding sequence ATGCACGATGTAGCGCGCCGGTCTGTTCTGCGCTCGGCCATAGCCGTGGCGCTCGCCCCCACGCTGGGTTCCCTGATGCTGCCCGGGCTGGCGCCCGTGGCGTCCGCGGCGGTCTCGTGGACCGCGAAGTGGATCTGGGCGCCGTCCAGTTCGACCAACCAGTGGGTGGCCTTCCGCAGATCGTTCACGCTGGGCTCGGCGCCCTCGAAGGCGGTGACGCAGATCGCGGCGGACTCGAAGTACTGGCTGTGGGTCAACGGCACACTCGTGGTCTTCGAGGGCGGGCTCAAGCGCGGGCCGAACCGTACGGACACGTACTACGACGAGATCGACCTCGCCCCGTACCTGACCAGCGGCACCAACACGGTGGCGCTGCTGGTGCGGTACTTCGGCAAGCAGGGCTTCTCGCACAGCAGCAGCGGCAAGGGCGGTCTGCTGTTCCAGTCCGACATCGAGACCGGTTCGACCACGACCCGGGTGGTCAGCGACACCGGCTGGAAGCACACCGTCCACCCGGGCTACTCGAACAACACCAGCGGCACGCAGGTCAACTTCCGGCTGCCGGAATCGAACGTCTACTACGACGCCCGCAACGCCACCGCCATGGCGAACTGGCAGTCCGCCGGCTTCGACGACAGCGCCTGGGGTGCGCCCACCGACTTCGGCGCCGCCGGCACCACTCCCTGGAACGGCCTCGTCGAGCGTCCGATCCCGCAGTTCCGTTATTCCGGCCTGAAGTCCTACGCCAACGCCGCCTCGCTCCCGGCCACCGGTCAGGGCTCCACCGCCATCTGGGCCACCCTGCCGTCCAACATCCAGGTCACGCCGTACCTGAAGGTCGACGCCCCGGCCGGCGCGGTGATCGGCATCCAGACCGACCACTACGACGACGGCAAGGGCCTGGTGGGCATCGACCAGGCCACCATCTTCAACGTCCGCGCCACCTACGTCTGTACCGGCGGGGTCCAGGAGTTCGAGGCGCTGGGCTGGATGAGCGGCACCGCCGTGCGGTACACCATCCCGGCGGGCGTGACGATCGTGGAGCTGAAGTACCGGGAGTCGGGGTACGACACGGACTTCGCCGGGTCGTTCACCAGCAGCGACGCCCTCTTCGACACCGTGTGGACCAAGGCCGCCCGCACCATGTACGTCAACATGCGGGACAACTACATGGACTGCCCGACCCGCGAACGCGCCCAGTGGTGGGGCGACGTGGTCAACCAGCTGAAGGAAGGTTTCTACACCTTCGACACCAACTCCCACGCCCTCGGCAAGAAGGCCATCGCGCAGCTGGCCTCCTGGCAGAAGGACAGCGGGGCGCTCTACTCCCCGATGCCCTCGACCATCTGGACCGCCGAACTGCCCAACCAGATGCTCGCGTCGGTGTGGTCGTTCTGGACGTTCCACCTCTACACCGGCGACACGAGCACGGTCACCGGCGCCTACCCGGCGGTGAAGAAGTACCTGGACCTGTGGGGCCTGGGCAGCGACGGACTGGTGGCCCACCGCACCGGCGACTGGGACTGGCAGGACTGGGGCAGCAACATCGACACCCGCGTCCTGAACAACTGCTGGTACTACCTGGCCCTGGACACCGCCGCCAAGCTCGCCACCCTCAGCGGCAACACCGCGGACGTCGCCGGATGGCAGGCCCAGCGCACCAGCATCAAGGCCAACTTCGATTCTCTTCTGTGGAACTCCACGAAGAACGAGTACCGCTCTCCCGCCTACACCGGCGACACCGACGACCGGGCCAACGCCCTCGCCGTCGTCGCGGGCCTGGCCACCCCCGGCCACTACCCGGCGATCACCAACGTGCTGCGCACCCACCTCAACGCCAGCCCCTACATGGAGTTCTACGTCCTGGAGGCGCTGTACCTCATGGGTGCGGCCACGGTCGCCGAGGAGCGGATGCGCAACCGCTTCGCCGCACAGGTCGCCGATCCCGCCTGCCACACCCTGTGGGAGGTGTGGGTCAAGTCGCAGGGCACCGACAACCACGCCTGGAACGGCGGCCCGCTGTACGCCCTGTCCGCGTACGCCGCCGGCGTCCGGCCCACCACGGCGGGCTGGGCGACCTACGAGGTCACCCCGCAGACCGGCACCCTCACGAAGATCAACACCGTGACGCCCACCGGCGCGGGCGACATCCGCTTCGCCATCACCCGCGACGGCACCCAGGCCACCCTGACGCTCACGTCGCCGAACGGGACGACAGCCCGCGTGGGTGTGCCCACCTATGGCGGTTCCCAGCCCGTCGTCAAGGCGAACGGCACGACGGTCTTCACCGGTGGTTCATCCACCGGCAGCGTCAGCGGCCTGGCCTATGACGGCAAGGATGCCTCGTACGTCTACTTCACGGTCCAGCCGGGCACGTGGACGTTCACGGCGACGGGCACCGGCCGCCTCGACAACCTCGCCCTGAACAGGACGGTCACCAGCAACAACAGCCTGGAGAACAGCAGTTGGGGCCGGAACCGGCTCACCGACGGCAAGCTCACCAGCGTGTCCGGCGCCCGCGGGTACACCAGCAACGAGTTCACCGCCGCCGATGTCAGCGCGAACCCCGTCTGGGTGGAGATCGACCTCGGCGCCGACACCGACCTCGACGCCGTACGCCTCTTCCCCCGCACCGACACCCAGGCCGCCGGGGGCGGCACCGCGAACTTCCCCGTCGACTTCACCCTCCAGACCCGCCCCGACGGATCCACCACCTACACCACCGCCCGCACGGTCACCGGCCAGGCCAACCCCCAGGGGCTGGTGCAGACGTACGGCTTCAAGACCACCACCGCCCGGTACGTCCGCCTCCAGGCCACCAAGCTCGGCACCCCCGCCTCCGACGAGTCCACCAAGTTCCGCCTGCAGCTCGCCGAACTCACCGTCCCCACCGCCGCGACCACGGTCACGGCCAACTACACGCTGGAGAACAGCGACTGGGGCAAGACCCGGCTCCTGGAGGGCACCACCACCAGCGTCACCGGCGCCAAGGGCTTCACCAGCATCGACTTCCCCGCCGCCGACGTCAGCGCCACACCCGTGTGGATCGAGGTCGACCTCGGCGCCGACCGGACCATCGGCTCCGTCACCCTCCACCCCCGCACCGACGCCGGCGCAACCGGCGGCGGGACGGCGAACTTCCCCGTCGACTTCACACTCCAGACCCGCCCCGACGGATCCACCACCTACACCACCGCCCGAACTGTCACCGGCCAGGCCAACCCGGCCGGAGCCGCCCAGACCTACACCCTCACGTCCACCACCGGCCGCTACCTCCGCCTGACGGCCACCAGACTCGGCACCCCGGCCTCCGACGAGACCACCAAGTTCCGCCTGCAACTCGCCGAGATCGGCATCAAGTAA
- a CDS encoding glycoside hydrolase family 43 protein yields the protein MPAVFSRVAAVFVAACLLLTAQVVTTPQRAAAADPGYLMTHFIGEGATGQQMYFSYSADGLNWTDLNGGGMTLRSTVGTRGVRDPALVRSPDGSKYWIIATDLCIDCGQTWSQSINDGSRNLVVWESTDLVTWSAPWLLNVAGAIPDGRNAWAPEAIWDPASNDYVLYWATNKPLNGATKHRIYYARTSDFHTITTPQIYIERPGTQEIIDTQIVEVPSGVGNYRYVRASGDGQITLEGSNSILGTWTSLGNLSGIGLTGSQVEGPMWMKFRDRNEWTLYLDQYAAGKGYMPVATTNPSTVGTYHLPTSGTYSMGGTKKRHGSILNLTAAEDARIQARWANVPAKRLQSFNYQDRYVRHTNFDVRIDQNVTNDDAKFRPRPGLAGTGTVSFESVNFPGYYLRSDGTDFQLVYNDRTTAFAEDATFRQVAGLADATWSSFQSYNHPDRYIRHYAYQLKLATITTATERSDATFRLTS from the coding sequence ATGCCAGCGGTATTTTCCAGAGTGGCGGCGGTATTCGTCGCCGCCTGCCTGCTCCTCACGGCCCAAGTCGTGACCACACCTCAACGGGCCGCCGCCGCGGACCCGGGTTACCTGATGACGCACTTCATCGGGGAAGGGGCGACCGGTCAGCAGATGTACTTCTCGTACAGCGCGGACGGTCTGAACTGGACCGACCTCAACGGCGGCGGGATGACCCTGCGTTCCACCGTGGGCACGCGTGGAGTGCGTGACCCCGCCCTGGTGCGCTCACCCGACGGCAGCAAGTACTGGATCATCGCCACCGACCTGTGCATCGACTGCGGGCAGACGTGGAGTCAGTCCATCAACGACGGCAGCCGCAACCTCGTGGTGTGGGAGTCGACGGACCTGGTCACCTGGTCCGCGCCGTGGCTGCTCAACGTCGCCGGCGCGATCCCCGACGGGCGCAACGCCTGGGCGCCGGAAGCCATCTGGGACCCGGCCAGCAACGACTACGTCCTGTACTGGGCGACGAACAAGCCCCTCAACGGCGCGACGAAGCACCGCATCTACTACGCCCGCACCAGCGACTTCCACACGATCACCACCCCGCAGATCTACATCGAGCGTCCCGGCACCCAGGAAATCATCGACACCCAGATCGTCGAGGTGCCGTCCGGCGTCGGCAACTACCGCTACGTACGGGCCTCCGGCGACGGCCAGATCACCCTTGAGGGCAGCAACTCGATCCTCGGCACCTGGACCAGCCTGGGCAACCTGTCCGGCATCGGCCTGACCGGTTCGCAGGTCGAGGGCCCGATGTGGATGAAGTTCCGCGACCGCAACGAATGGACCCTCTACCTCGACCAGTACGCCGCCGGAAAGGGATACATGCCGGTCGCGACGACCAACCCGTCCACCGTCGGCACCTACCACCTCCCGACGTCGGGCACCTACTCCATGGGCGGTACCAAGAAGCGCCACGGCTCGATCCTGAACCTGACGGCCGCCGAGGACGCCCGCATCCAGGCCCGCTGGGCCAACGTCCCGGCCAAACGCCTGCAGTCCTTCAACTACCAGGACCGCTACGTCCGTCACACCAACTTCGACGTACGCATCGACCAGAACGTCACCAACGACGACGCCAAGTTCCGCCCCCGCCCCGGCCTCGCCGGCACCGGCACCGTCTCCTTCGAATCGGTCAACTTCCCCGGCTACTACCTGCGCAGCGACGGAACCGACTTCCAGCTCGTCTACAACGACCGCACCACAGCCTTCGCCGAGGACGCCACCTTCCGCCAGGTCGCCGGACTCGCCGACGCCACCTGGTCCTCCTTCCAGTCCTACAACCACCCCGACCGCTACATCCGCCACTACGCGTACCAACTGAAGCTCGCAACGATCACCACAGCCACGGAACGCAGCGACGCCACCTTCCGACTGACGAGCTGA
- a CDS encoding type II toxin-antitoxin system VapB family antitoxin, whose protein sequence is MSVTQIDIDDAALERVMALAHVRTKTEAVNLALNFYAEQQERAARISRHFERACEWVAVEDADRLHEAEKHSR, encoded by the coding sequence ATGTCCGTGACCCAGATCGACATCGACGACGCCGCCTTGGAGCGCGTCATGGCTCTGGCTCACGTCCGGACCAAGACGGAAGCGGTCAATCTCGCTCTGAACTTCTATGCGGAGCAGCAGGAACGCGCGGCACGCATCAGCCGTCATTTCGAGCGTGCGTGTGAGTGGGTCGCCGTCGAGGATGCCGACCGTCTGCACGAGGCAGAGAAGCACAGCCGGTGA
- a CDS encoding ATP-binding protein, whose translation MAYRIDRYPSEDSPRLGAMTLHPTPESVPRARRWFRKFIAPYNPACSVEDCALMISELVTNAICYGQADEPWVVRVEWFREEASLRIEVHNPGFPANVRLRCPDANDAHGRGLLLVDSIAESWHSGPSCFGGTVVSFVVADAWPS comes from the coding sequence ATGGCATACAGGATCGACCGCTACCCCTCTGAGGACTCGCCGCGGCTCGGAGCGATGACCTTGCATCCGACCCCGGAGTCCGTCCCGCGGGCCCGACGTTGGTTCCGGAAGTTCATCGCCCCGTACAACCCGGCCTGTTCGGTCGAGGACTGCGCGCTGATGATCTCGGAACTGGTCACCAACGCCATCTGCTACGGGCAGGCCGATGAACCCTGGGTCGTGCGGGTGGAGTGGTTCCGGGAGGAGGCCTCGTTGCGGATCGAGGTGCACAACCCGGGATTCCCTGCGAACGTTCGGCTCCGGTGCCCCGACGCCAACGACGCACACGGGCGCGGGCTGCTCCTCGTCGACTCGATCGCGGAGTCCTGGCACTCCGGGCCCAGTTGCTTCGGCGGAACGGTGGTCTCCTTCGTGGTCGCCGATGCCTGGCCGTCGTGA